TTGCTTGATGACTTCAAAACCTGGGATGAACAGAAATACAACTTCTTGAAAGGTGCACTATGGCAAGATTCTCAGGGGAGGTTCATCGGGCTTGACCATACAAGACCATTAGGAACAAACGGCAAGAACATAAATGTTGCAATCTATTATAATGAGTCTAACCAAAATCCACCATCAGTTTACGGAACTATTAGTGGAAAAATCTGGAACGATGCAAATGGTAATGGCTTACTTGATTCAGGTGAAGCAGGAATTCCAAATGTAAGCATTACTCTCAAGGATTCACAGGGCACAATTATAGGAACCACCGTTACTGATGCAAGTGGAAGTTATAACTTCAACAACCTTACCGATGGCACATACATAATCGAGGTTGCTCAGCCTAACGGCATGATTGAAACTTTTGAGGATGATGGTGTAAAGGATAACAAAACTTCAGTAACAATTTCAAATGGCAATTCTGTTGTAAGGAACTTTGGATACAAACAAGATAGCACCAACCAAACCTCATCAGATGACATAAACATCCATATAACGAATCCTAAAGAAAATGATAATATAACTACAAGCGAGTTTGAAGTTTCGGGCACATTGGACATAGAATCATCTTCTAATTTCAATCTTGTTGTTAAAGTAAATGGAGAAACTCGCATTTATCAATTCGTAGCAACTGGAAAATCCTTTGGACCTATTAAAGTAAAGATGACAGACTTTACATCAATTAAAGTTAACGAGACTTATAATGTAACTCTTCAGGTCCTTACACAAGCCCCCACAATACCACCATTCCAAACCGGTATAAGGAACATTATCTGGAAACCGACAGCCTCAACATTTACTCTGCACATACCTTCAGGATGGAGCATAATTGCTGTTCCCTTTGAGATACCTGCATCTACTCTTAATTGCAAAAATGTGCTTTTCTGGGATGGGACATTGTGGCAGAATGCTCAAACATTAAAGCCTGGACTTGGTTATCTTGTGAATAATGTGGATTCACCAAAAGACATTACCATCACAGGTAACGAAGTTGCTTCGCCTTTCTCTATAACTGTCGCAGGCTCTTACCAGCTTATAGGAAATCCGTTCATAAAAGGCAGTAGTCTTTCTTCAACATCAAATATAAAGCAGATCCTTTACTGGGATGGGAGTATGTGGAAGGTTGCATCTACAAGCAATCTTTTGCCAGGCGTTGGCTATCTTATATATGTTGATTCGCCTGGGACAATTACTTTTACAAGACAACCATAGCATTGATGATTGGGTGGGGATTAAGTCTCCACCCATTTTTTATTACAAGGAGGTTTGATATGAAAAAAATCATAGTAATTTTCGTTTTTATTGCAGTTATTATGATGGGAATAGCCAAAGTCCAGGCAGATGATTTTAATATGCATATAGTTTATCCAGCTAAGGGGTCTACAGTTGCAGCTACTTCTTTCAAAGTTATCGGGACTTTTGATTCTATGCCACCAATTAAAACTTTTAAACTTATAGTAACAATTGATAACACCACAAAGATATACAATTTTACCTCAAACTCACTTTCCTTTGGACCTATTGAGATTAATTTAAAAGATTTTCCAAACATCCAAAAAGGAAATGTTTACAATGTAACTTTACAAGCTGTTTCCGAAAATCCAACGGTTCCACCATTTCAAACAGACCCTGTTAAAATTGTCTGGGACTTAAAAAATTCGAAAACGACTATTGAACTTTATATAGGAAAATCTACGTTTTTTGTAAATGGAGAAAAAAGATACCTTGAGTCATCGCCTGTTGTCTTAAACAACAGGACATTTGTTCCTATAAG
Above is a window of Caldisericum sp. DNA encoding:
- a CDS encoding cellulase family glycosylhydrolase; protein product: MKKVLVFAILLALVLSSFSFSFHAQPVKGGDDTNDDWLFARGNQIVDKFGNPVWITGLNWFGFETNANVVHGLWSVNLKSTLTEVANRGFNFIRLPIYAELILNWSNGVYPSPNINYYANPELQGLNSLQVLDYFVKTAKEVGLKIMFDIHSIKPDDYTYPLWYKDNIKPEDYFKACEWLADRYKNDDTVLAFDLKNEPHGQPWSGQFAKWDNSTDINNWKYTAETCALRVLNKNPNLLIVIEGVEAYPKDGKTWTSTDASQYYLNWWGGNLRGVKDYPINLGTYQNKVVYSPHDYGPSVWNQPWFNKDFTMDTLYNDCWGPNWDFIRTQNIAPLLIGEWGGKLDNGSNQKWMTYLRDFIIKNKINYTFWCLNPNSGDTGGLLLDDFKTWDEQKYNFLKGALWQDSQGRFIGLDHTRPLGTNGKNINVAIYYNESNQNPPSVYGTISGKIWNDANGNGLLDSGEAGIPNVSITLKDSQGTIIGTTVTDASGSYNFNNLTDGTYIIEVAQPNGMIETFEDDGVKDNKTSVTISNGNSVVRNFGYKQDSTNQTSSDDINIHITNPKENDNITTSEFEVSGTLDIESSSNFNLVVKVNGETRIYQFVATGKSFGPIKVKMTDFTSIKVNETYNVTLQVLTQAPTIPPFQTGIRNIIWKPTASTFTLHIPSGWSIIAVPFEIPASTLNCKNVLFWDGTLWQNAQTLKPGLGYLVNNVDSPKDITITGNEVASPFSITVAGSYQLIGNPFIKGSSLSSTSNIKQILYWDGSMWKVASTSNLLPGVGYLIYVDSPGTITFTRQP
- a CDS encoding copper amine oxidase N-terminal domain-containing protein — encoded protein: MKKIIVIFVFIAVIMMGIAKVQADDFNMHIVYPAKGSTVAATSFKVIGTFDSMPPIKTFKLIVTIDNTTKIYNFTSNSLSFGPIEINLKDFPNIQKGNVYNVTLQAVSENPTVPPFQTDPVKIVWDLKNSKTTIELYIGKSTFFVNGEKRYLESSPVVLNNRTFVPIRPIIEALGGSISWDPIESKVTITLGSNTVELWIGKNIARVNGVMKPIDSSDSNVVPKIINGRTMLPLRFIAEALGCSVNWDGVTKKITITF